The nucleotide sequence TCAATGAAGGAgtgatggagagagaggtgggggcACTTGAGAAATGGCAGAGGGGCTGCTGATCTCGGAATGGCAGATCAAAGCGAGCGGCGTATGGCGAGTCGTGTACACCCTtgacagagagaaaaaagaaaagcacagGAGGAGAGCGTCCTCACGCGCTTACAGCCGCGCCCTGGCAGCGTCGAGGACGATCCCTGAGGGGATGAAAGCCAGAGAAAAAATCCACCCTGACGCGAAAGCTCCTTGGCCCTTCTCTATGGCCCGCatgaggggaggagggagctGAATCATGCGCTCGTCTGGCAGCACTGTCATGCCCTGTGTTGGCAGGCTGAGCAATTCACGCCGTGCACCTTTGACCTCCGCGGGCGTGAGCCGGCGCCGTTCCCTTTTTCTTCAGTATACCTCGCTTATTTTCCGAAACACAGCACACCGTGGAGAACGCACAGATGGCAAACTTCAACGTTGGTTTGGCAcaggggaagagggcgaagCGCCAGTGAGGTGGGGTAAAGCGTAGAAGAGGAGCGCGCGGTACCCCTCAAGAGAAACCAGCACAAAAAGCCTGCCGAGCACAGACACCACTGCTGTTTCCTTCGCCACCCCGATACTTTCCTCTCTCCACAGGATTTCGAGGCAGTcgtcgacgcacacgcacgcaaacacgcCAAGGCTACACCACAACAGAACAACACAaaaacaacacacacacaaggacAGCGCgcagaggaaaaaaaaaaacgtgccCGACAAAGAAGGGCCTCGGCAAGAGGGCAAACACCGAGGACAATCTCTTCTCCACGGGACATGACGGATACGTTGGTGAGCTCGAAGGCGCGGTGAATgaaggagacggcggagTGAAACAAGGCAGAAAGGTGGCCCCGTTGCCTTGATGTTTTTGCTTTCATGTCCCGTCAGCCGTGAGCAGACACCGATGCTACCCTACAGCAACTGCTCCGCTCTCGCCCCACGACGAGCagggtgtgcgcacgtgtaATGGCCCAGGGTGCGCACATgcctcccttcctcgccccGCCTCGCCACTAGCAACCAAGTCGGTAGGACGCGCGTCGCACTCGCTTGACAACGAGagccgcgcgtgtgcacggtcgcCTACTATGGCGCGCGCAAGGGGACTCCTTATAGTACCAGCGTCCTTGGTCACAGCGCTGCCTGAGAGCCGATGTCCGTGTGCAGCTACTCCTCCAACATGAAAGCGCTAATATCTTCGTCGAGGTTCCGCTCCTTGGCGTGGTAGGCCTGGCCCCACGTACCATGCATCGAGGCCGCCTGCTGGATGTAGcgctcggcgtcgtcgagggACTTCGCTTTGTGGGcactgacggcggcgaggttCACCAGTGTGGCCTCATCGTTGGAGCGGACGGCTAGCGCGTCGAGCAGCGAGCGCTCAGCCGCGTCGTAGTCCTTGAGACCCATGTGCGCCAGGGCCATCAAGTTCGACACCATGATGCTCTGCCCacaccgcagctgcacctccttgAAGGCGGATACGGCCGCGTTATAGTTGGCCACGTGCACGTCAGATGCGGCCTGATGGAGGGAAACAATGCCGCTGTACAGTATGGTCACGATCGCCTCGCTGTCCACCTGCTCCATGCGCTTTACCTCTTTCGCCGCCTCATCTGGTCGAttcagccgcagcagcgcctctgccgccacaCCGTGCAGCTCCACCGTGTAGCGCCTGACCAGCGCCCCCTCCGGAGTGGGCAACTCGCCGAGCCACTTCTTTGCCAGCGTCAGCGCCCCGATGACGTCTTGCTGGTAAAGCAGGGCTGTGGTAGCGAATACAGCCTTGTAGACAGCGTCCGCCGCCACATTCTCCGCATCGCTTTGCAGACGCTGCGTGACGTTCGTGGCCGGATCGGAGAGGACACCGTAGTCGCGCGTAGCGCAAATGAGCTCTGCCCACGTGCGAATTGTCACGAGCAGCGGGTTGCTCTCCGAGCGCAGCTGACTGATAACGGCGTCGACTTGGCCGAGACCAATCTGACCCAGCGCGACCACCGCGTTCTTCTCCGCGTTGAAGGCGGCCACATCAGCCGGCCGGCTTGACAGAGCGCGTGCAGTGCTCCCATCAGCGATCGCCTGATGGTAGTTGCCCACCACGAGGGCGTTGCGCACGTCAAAGAGGACGTCTGTCATTTGGCTGAGCCCTGTGCTTGCGGAAGCCCGCGGTGAGACTTTGGTAGCTACCTTTGCTCGCTGCAGCTTGCTCGCCTGCCGGGGGTGGTTTGCGGTTCTCGgttttttcgttttttttctcaaGGGGGAGGGTCAGCACCTGGCAAATGAGCGAGCTTCGGGATCTGCCGACGTGCACGAGAgcgccaaaaaaaaagaaagagcgGGAAAGGAACACAATGATtggacagcagcagaggaggagggccgccgccggcagtaTGGAAATCTTACTTTttttggaggaggaggggcctGGAATCTCTTCTTCTATAAGACGCTGATATGAACGGCCGTTTGCTTgatttttcttttcgttcgCGTACGACAGCGTATCGCGGCATATGGGTGTGTGGTAGAGTCGCGCGGAGTGCGAGTTCATGGGATTACCAAGAGGACACACAAAGGAgaacgcgtgcgtgcccggTGCATGTGAGCGTTGCAAGAGAAGTACCAGCATTCCAAGAGCAATGTGAAAGCCAGAAGATGGACGGATCACAGCGGGGATGGCCCAGTCGTGAGACGACCGTTTGGCACAGTGAGGAGGGAGATGGCGGGAGTCGTGAAAGGCCGCGTGGAGATGCGATACCATGAAGGCTGCCTAGTTGTTTCTCATCACCCAGCCAATGTCAGCCCGCTTCCGCTGTGCTCGAGTGGAGAACGAAGAGCGCTGCGACGTTTCTGGTACGACTGTCAATCGCACGCGCGTGGCAGAGGCTGAGCACACCTTGCCGTTCGCACAAAAAAAGTCATCATCGGGTACGAAGTGACGAATACGAGCGAAACacttgcgtgcgtgcatgtgtcgatcaatcttttttttttatttttggTGGTGGGTTTTGCATTGTTGTTCTAGACTTAGTAGATTAAACAGCTAAAACAGAGgagcacacgaaaaaaaaagagacaaATGAAGTGCAACCGTATGAACAGTTTGTATGTATGCCTGAATGTATCCGTGCGTAGGTGAGAGTGAGTCCGCGGGACAGAGAGAGCACGCAAACATAtacatgtgtatgtatatgcatcAAGACCCTCctgtgcacacacaaacaccctTTCCTTCGAGTTTGCCTCCTTCTACGTCACGCTGTATCACGATAGAACGCTCGTGTGGTGAGCACACCCGCGTATGTCACTCCTTTTCCGAGAGTGCCCCATGTATGCCACGTGGGAGCCACCGCTCTGCAAGGTTCGCTCGCAGAGTACAAGCAtgcgaaaaaggaaaaagacgaaaagggggaaaaccAAAGCGAGACCGTATTACATGGCCAAGAGGCGTAGACGTGCATGCCGGGGCGCGTGCGGAGGCGAGAAGGATGatggcaaaaaaaaaagggaatAACACGAGACAGACCAAACACAGCTCCAGCGGAATCACGCGTGGGGATGAGCTGGTacggagagaagagagaaaagggctGATTCTACCATATAAAGGTCCTTGtcaaacacgcgcacacacggtCACaaaagcgcacgcgcagagggagaaagagagaggtcGAGAGTGCCAAGGGTATAACACGGGGAGAAGAGCGATggaagggcggcggcggggcgaAGGAAAAAGGGGCTCTGTTCTCGTGTGCGGTCCACTCTTCTCAGTTTTTCTCCCATTTTAGCGAAAGACAATAATAATAAAAGCAAGGGCAACAAATAACAACAGGACGCCGAAAAGAGAATACCACCAGGCACGGGCGAAGCGGAAACGGAACGACGCAAAGAAAACACCGAATCGCACAAAACGAAGGAAGAAGACCCTGCGCGCAACACGGCCAAAAGAGGGGCAGGGAAACAAAAACAACGccgagaagagagaagcaaaaacaagcaaaaaagGTGGAAcgcacagatacacacacaaagactGTCAAAGGCCGCCACACAGAtccagagagagaaggaggcgtgAACAGGTGCACAGAAATGCAGGAAGACGGGGGTACGCCATCGAAAAAACAAccgacagagaaagagaacgCCTCAGAGAAAAGCAAAACCatagagaaaagggggagagaggaggggggaaagagcaccaacacgcacgcacacacacacacacacagatggTAAAAAATGCGCATTACGTAGAGGCagtcttttttgtttgtttttcgaATGCCTTACTCGTTAATCGTTATGAATGGTCACCgacggcacacacaaacaccccGACCTGTTACACAATCAACAAGAGCACCCGTACTTCAgcaggcaaaaaaaaaaaacaaaaagaggcATCCTAGCGGGATAATAGCAACAAACGGGATGCTGAGGTTCACGACGGTCGAGAGCATTTCACAGGAGACCGTCAACTTGCACAGACCCACGCGGTGCAACACTCTTTCTCTATTCGCACCCATACACCGGTGCGGGGACACGAGCTCAGAGCCCCAGAGGCGTCTTCCCACGAAACGCAGACATTCAGACAAAAGAGAGCCACCACCGGCCTCGGTCCACCATGAAAACGCGGGCTAAACACGGCAACAGCACGATACAAACTCACATTACGGAGACCgacaaaacacacacacacacacaaagatCAAAACTAACGCTGCACCACAGCAAATGAccaccggcagcaccagTCACCAAGAAAGCACCTATGCATAAACACGAATGCCCGCAATCTTCAGTCACTTCGTTACTATCGAGCCCAACAGATTTCTTTACAACAAGCATAATCAAACCATagaacaaacaaaaaggagagaaaaaaatgagagaaaaagagagaaataAAGAAGCATGAGCTCCACATCGCACTGAGCACTCcatccctctttccctctcgaTCACTCTTCGTCTACGTAGAAAAAGTTGACAACACACATGCTCTCTTAATGATCAAGAACAGAGGACAAAATTAGGTggggagaaaaaaaacaaagagcgAGCGCGACTACGCCAAAATGGCGCTTGCACTCGTGCAGCATCGGCGTCtatctctctgtgtgtgtgtgtgtgtgtgtgtgtgtgtgctcgagAGAGAGGATCCCGCGGGCATCGCAGGACAACACATGATCGTGAGGGACCAAAAGACAAGACGTACAAAGGTGGCAGTGAAGGAGGCAAGCAAACGAGAAACGAAAGGAGGGATCTAGTCGACTAGTGCACGCGAATAGAGCCGGTGGgaagcagagagggagagggaggcagcagaaacgggaaaaagggggaaggaaggAGCAGCAGTGGATAAGCGGACAATGGACGGATAGACACCTGTGAGAACGTAcaagggaagaagagcgggCTCAAACAAAGTACGCGCACGATAtgcccttttcgtttttttttcctcttgcGTTACCGTCACCCTTCTCTCTGCGACTTTCCCTCGCTCCTCTCTTAGCCCTCTTCCGTTATCTCATGTCTTACAGTTTGCCTTTTATGCGTTCCGCTTCACCTGCccttcgtcgctgctgtgcgtcggATTCTGTCTATTTTGTTGTCTCGTTTTTGGTGTGCTCGCGCGCCCTCGGAGGCTCACGGGCCCTCCTCTCATGTGGTCGCCCGTGCTGTGCGCGCGGCTCTCTGTCCCTGCCGTCCtccacaaacacacgcgcgaGACACTCGCAGAGAAAGCGGCAGAAacgcacgaaaaaaaaaagttgACAAAACAGAGTATGGCACCCTGAGAGATAGGAGGCCTGTCCGCTACACTCCCTCCTACTTCGCGCTGTAGCCCGCGTCTGGAGCGGGGTTGAAGTGAGGGTGCGTCGACAGCTCCTCCGAGGAGTGGGCAAAGGCGCAGTTGGCCCCGTAAGAGCACGTGCCGCCGTTCTCAATGTTCATGCACATCTTTGTCTTGGCCTTGCTACGGTCGAtaccgcggcgctggcgctgcgggccACGGTAGCTGCAGATGGACTGCTGCATGGTGTACTCCGCTGGTAGTTGCCAGTGCGTAGTACGAGTATTGTGGTCAATGTAATAGATTTCGCCGTTGGGAGTGTACGCCATCTCCCAGCCAGGAggcatcggcaccggcggcggaaCCATTGCCGCGTAGCTGCGGTTGTGGGTGCTGTAGCCACCAGCGTAGGAGTTCATCTGCATTTTTTGCGGTGAGAAGAGGAATAGTGTAAGAGCGCGGAAAACAGGCGTACAGGGACGCAAGTTTCTTagaaaaacacacacgaaacAACTTTAGCACCGTCGGAACGAggagaacaaaaaagggggaggaaaTGGAGCTGCGAAAACGCAGACAGAGGGCCTTcacacaaaaagagagaaaaaagcaaagggagggagcgaaAGGATagcggcggcaggggcgAGCTGAAATCACGGCAAAAAAGAGACTCTGTCGGTtactctctttctctctcttggtCTGTCGAATCTGTcggcgcgcctgcacgtCTTTCTATGTGCGTGAGAACAACGGAGAGCGACCCAGAGGCGCAGAGAAGGAGCAGTAGCGTAGAGCGGGAGTTGCTCGGCTAGCTGGAGAAACCGctgacgagagagagagagagacgatgCACCAAGAGGAGTGGGTAGACGCACCGAAAACAAAATGAACACGAAAAAGGGCAAGTcgaaagacaaaaaaaaacgaaaacgaagagaacggaaaacaacaacgacaaagaaaaaaagggaagggggaaggaggagaggcgcgcaAGAAGAAAGGCAAATCTCTGCGTGCCCGTTTTCCGTCGTTGATGTCGTTGTTCGAgggaacagagagagagggcagcgcggtggcggcgcgagGACAAGCGTAAATGCGCCAAGAAGGTGTTGGGATTGAAGTGGGAATGAGGAGCGCCGTGAAGCGCCATGGAGAGGGCGGGCGCGTGGCAGGCCCAATAAGGGCAGACGTCGGCCAAAGACGAGAAGAAAAGGGACGAAGACGCAGAGAGTGAGTGAGTAAGTGAGTGTTGGTGCGAACGTACGGGACATGTGAAAGTCGCCGAACAAAAAAATCGAGAAGAGACTTCTGTGAGGAAGCGAACGTGGGCGCCAGAGTGCGGCGCGCGGGAGAGTCTGTTGCTCTTgtccgcctctcccctcctttctACCCTCCGCTCTCTTTTCCGTGTCCGTCAatgccttttttttgtgggaGCATGGGCGGGAGAGGAGTACACGTGGGTAGCGACTCGTGCACAGCACCAACAGTGCCAGAGAAGGACTTCGCCATACGCTCGTCGAGCCCAAGATAGCCCTGTCTTCATCTCGGCAGTTTTTTTGAGAATAtgaggtgcgcacgcagccaTGATGGAGCGTGagggcgaggaagacgacgactACGAGATTTCAACCGCACAAGGGCGCTTTCTCTTGTTCGTTCATGCCATTGCAGTTTGACTTTTGATACTTGACAACTTAGACGTCGCACATTACATCCGTACACCTTTACctatcgttttttttttctgcttctTCCTTTAGCGGTGGCTGAGTTAAATCGAACTTGTGAGCCACACGAAACCGAAAACAAAATGGAAAAGAGGGGATCGACCGACTTACGTAAGCACTCATATGGAGAAAAAGGACAGACACGCAAGCAAGCACCTTCGCACGGGCCTCAGCTCGCCACGGGAG is from Leishmania infantum JPCM5 genome chromosome 32 and encodes:
- a CDS encoding putative coatomer epsilon subunit, producing MTDVLFDVRNALVVGNYHQAIADGSTARALSSRPADVAAFNAEKNAVVALGQIGLGQVDAVISQLRSESNPLLVTIRTWAELICATRDYGVLSDPATNVTQRLQSDAENVAADAVYKAVFATTALLYQQDVIGALTLAKKWLGELPTPEGALVRRYTVELHGVAAEALLRLNRPDEAAKEVKRMEQVDSEAIVTILYSGIVSLHQAASDVHVANYNAAVSAFKEVQLRCGQSIMVSNLMALAHMGLKDYDAAERSLLDALAVRSNDEATLVNLAAVSAHKAKSLDDAERYIQQAASMHGTWGQAYHAKERNLDEDISAFMLEE
- a CDS encoding putative zinc finger protein 2 — encoded protein: MQMNSYAGGYSTHNRSYAAMVPPPVPMPPGWEMAYTPNGEIYYIDHNTRTTHWQLPAEYTMQQSICSYRGPQRQRRGIDRSKAKTKMCMNIENGGTCSYGANCAFAHSSEELSTHPHFNPAPDAGYSAK